One segment of Cydia fagiglandana chromosome 12, ilCydFagi1.1, whole genome shotgun sequence DNA contains the following:
- the LOC134669411 gene encoding uncharacterized protein LOC134669411 isoform X21, translated as MAAEWRRQRRARRDDADASQHGGRLSQRGRSAPRAEMSASAPHAHGRTPVRRRGHQHHPRLRGDRAPAPTNANTDPSKQVTLHSQTDDVVPCVNSVSESQQVTRTNGDDTLSNRNVVEEFSNIDDEDEFDKIIASVELRDSSDDDFSNKEERSAGDGAEVPALTDASDDDPETAELARLRCTSVCTEVLAERESRRRRRCADYPGLAFGSSIFSSDTMMKFSIIKNELQNIKNTALKRAESEVAALNRRIQLLEEDLERSEERLATATAKLAEASQAADESERIRKALENRTNMEDDRVAILEAQLAQAKLIAEESDKKYEEICTALHQNYWPYACRTYTSAHIT; from the exons ATGGCAGCAGAGTGGCGACGGCAGCGCCGCGCGCGGCGAGACGATGCAGACGCCAGTCAACATGGCGGCCGCCTGAGCCAGCGCGGCCGGAGCGCGCCTCGAGCAGAGATGTCCGCGTCCGCGCCCCACGCCCACGGGCGCACCCCCGTGCGGCGCAGGGGGCACCAACACCACCCGCGGCTCCGGGGCGATCGCGCGCCCGCCCCCACAAACGCGAACACTGATCCGTCCAAACAAGTGACCTTACACAGTCAAACAGACGATGTTGTGCCTTGTGTCAATAGTGTTAGTGAATCTCAACAAGTGACAAGGACGAACGGTGACGATACACTTTCGAATCGAAACGTAGTAGAGGAATTTTCGAATATTGACGATGAGGAtgaatttgataaaataatagcGAGCGTAGAATTGCGCGATAGTTCGGACGATGATTTTTCTAATAAAGAAGAGAGGTCGGCGGGAGACGGTGCAGAGGTCCCCGCGCTCACGGATGCGTCAGACGATGATCCGGAGACGGCGGAGCTGGCCCGGCTGCGGTGCACCAGCGTGTGCACGGAGGTGTTGGCGGAGCGAGAGAGCCGCAGGCGGCGGCGCTGCGCCGACTACCCGGGCCTGGCCTTCGGCAGTTCAATATTTTCATCAGACACGATGATGAAATTTTCGATCATCAAGAATGAACTGCAGAATATCAAGAACACAGCTTTGAAAAGG GCTGAGTCCGAGGTTGCCGCCCTCAACCGACGCATCCAACTGCTGGAGGAGGACCTCGAGAGGTCCGAGGAGCGTCTCGCCACCGCCACCGCCAAGCTCGCGGAGGCCAGCCAGGCCGCCGATGAGTCCGAACG AATACGCAAGGCGCTGGAGAACCGAACCAACATGGAGGATGATCGCGTCGCCATCTTGGAAGCGCAGCTGGCGCAGGCAAAGCTCATCGCCGAGGAGTCGGACAAAAAATACGAAGAG atatgcACGGCATTACACCAGAATTACTGGCCGTATGCGTGCCGCACATATACAAGCGCACACATCACATAG